Below is a genomic region from Phacochoerus africanus isolate WHEZ1 chromosome X, ROS_Pafr_v1, whole genome shotgun sequence.
ggcctacgccagagccacagcaacgcgggatccgagccgcgtctgcaacctacaccacagctcacggcaacgccggatcgttaacccgctgagcaagggcagggaccgaacccgcaacctcatggttcctagtcagattcgttaaccactgcaccactaggggaactcccaaagtattttctaacttcccttgtgatttcttctttgagtcACTGGTTATTTAGCAGTGTGTTGTTTAAGTACTATAACTTGTAAATTTCCCAAACTTCTTTCTGTtagtgatttctaattttattccattgtagTCTAAGAACATAATTGCCATGATTTTGGCCCTTGGAAATTTACTGAGATTTGTTTCATGGTCTAACATGAAAACAGTCCTGGACAATGTGTCatatgtgtacttgagaagaatgtgtactctgctgttgttgggtggaATGTTCTGCTGATGTCAGTTATGTCTAGCTGGTTTGTAGTGTTGCtcaagttttctatttctgctatagactgaatgtctATGTCATGCCCTCCCTCAAATTCATCTCTTGAAACCTAATCCACAGTGCGATGTTATTAGGAGGTTGAGCTTTTGTGAAGGTGaagaggtcataagggtggagcctTCATTAAtgggaattagtgcccttataaaagaaacTCCAGAGAGCTTCCTTGCTGTGTGAGAACACTGAGAGAAGATGGCTACCTATAAACCAGGAAGCAAGTTCTCACCAGGCCCCAAATCTGCTGTGCCTTGACTTTGGACGACTCAGTCTCTAGAACGGTGAGAAATGAATTTCAACTGTTTataaaccacccagtctatggtattcttTTATACTGGCCCAAACAGATGGAGATAATTTCCTTTCTCATCTTCTGTCTAGTTGCTTGATTCACTGTTGAAAGTGAAGTATTGCAGAAGTTGTCTGCTATTATCATCCAGttgtttatttctcccttcaattctgtcagctttttttttttttcatgtcttttggaGGTCTGTTGTTCAGTGCTAAACACACTTCATCAGCTGTCTGAGTATATCAATTTGCCCTTCTGCCAGCATTTTTGAAATTAGCCTTTGAATCAGCAAGATAGACCATGATGCATAATGCTTAACATTTAAGAGTAATACACACCTTATGTTCTCCTCTAACAGAGATGGCATCTCTCTGGATGATTGGTTGGAAAATATGTCTTATCTGGACATAgatgttctttgaaaaataaagccaaagaactcatgaaaattaaatttctttcttctggatTTACATATTTTCTCCCCTGTTGAGGTTGATGAGCTAAACTTGACATTTTCCCTGATTTTTCAGTTTCCCAGAGGAATAGTTATAATCAAATAATTAAAGTCAAATTTCTGAGCTCTTTACTGATCATGGTCACAGTGTTACTTTCAGTCCTTAAGAGAGAAGCTAGGCTTGCTTTTAAGCGTAATCTATCTGAGAATTCAAAGACTTGGAAAGTCTACAAGCACACATTTCTAGGGGACACTGGACTTGCTGTGGTCAGGGCGCTAGTAACAAGGCATGTGTGCTCAAGATGCATCAGATGTCCCAGCCTTTAAGAAGCTATATCCTGGcatcatgaagaaaataaaaaagaaaacctggaattcctttcatggctcagcagtaacgaagccaactagtatccatgaagatatagcttcgatccctggcatttctcagtgggttaaggatatggcattgctgtggctgtggtgtaggccggcagctctgattcaatccctagcctgggaacttccatatgccgcggttgcagccctaaaaagcaacaacaacagaaaaagaaacaaaaagaaaataaaacttatacATCACTTTGGTAAGGATTGTGACAGTATAAACAAAAGACGCCAGGATAGGGCAGAGGGCTGGATGTAGAAGGCATGCCTCCCACTACAGGGCATTACTatagttctttttaaatgtacaaaatcTAGAATCAAGACTGGTTAGCCAATGCGGGGTATGGAATAGAGACTAACTTTAGAGCATGCGGCTGCTTATGGCTGTACAAGACTTGGAGATCATTCCAATTCACTCTTATTTATTGTCCTAGGGCACTCtttctcaaagtatggtccaATGACCATGGGGTGACTTCAAAAGACTCCCTGTTTCCAAAATGCAAATGCTTTCCCCATTTCTTACAGGAAAATGAGAATCAGTTCCATATACTTTCAGTTATATACATGTCCAAAAGCTACTAAGTGAGTTATTATGGATTATCACAACTTTGCATTTTAAAGCCCTCGTTTAGTCCATAATCATAAGGTCTGATTGTGCACAACACATTGGCTGTGCCGAAATGTCGAACACAGAGGGGAGGAATTCCTGTAACTTCAGAACAATTTCTTTCTAGTGCTTCATTGGTCCCAGGGCTTTCACTTGCTGCTGTCTTACTGTTTATTAACATAATTGTAGAATTATTCTTAGGGTGTATCTTTGTTAGTTATTTTGCTCCTAATTGCTGCATTGCTAATACTTAGATACTTATTTTGTTCCTCTCTAATTCTTTGTTATCATTGAGTTCTTTTACtgctgaaaaaaagagaagtgatgGTACAGACAGGTTGTGGTATGTTGCTCTGCCCCACAAGTCTAGAAAGTATTGCCCAAAAGGAACTCTTTGGTCTCAGCAGGCTAGTACATTAATGATGCTCTGGATATTTCCCTATTTCCAGAGGTTATTTCTGAGCCTCTTTTAAAACCATTCTATCCCCATCACCCTCTTGAAATTGTCCCTGATGCCAAATCACAATGAGGTCCTCCTCTAGTAAGCTGTGACATGGGCTTTGCTCTACTGCCTAATTTGTTAGTGGGTCACAAACAGCCATAGGATATCTTGAATCACTGAGCTGCTATCTAATTCTTGAATTGTTAGCTACTTTTTgaagtactttatttttatctttccattaAGATGTAAGTATCCTGAGTATAGGGACCAGAATGAAGAAAGTGCCCATGGTACAGAAGCTAATTACAGAAGTTCTTTACTGGGCACCTGTGGTCTGATCTGAGAGTTGAGAGGGAGCAGAAGTGGATGCCAAATCTACTGGATACCAGTCCTTAGCATTCCTCCAGGCTCCCCAGAACCCTGTCTGTGAAGTCTGAGGTGGCATCTGCTGCAGCTACAAGCAAACAAGCTGGCAGTGACTTTTGACGGTGGCCATGAGATGAGGGATTCCTGATCATGCAGCAAACAAGCAGGCATAGGAGTGTGGGAGGGCTCTTGGTTTTCAGACCTTGCTGCTGATCATGTCTCTTCATCTGGCTCCTGAGCTTGCTTACATCACCATCTGGCCACCTTAAATTATAGCCAGGAGAATCCTGAGAGGTACTTGGCTGAACAGCTGACCTTTCCTACCCTGGCCTGTTCCAGGATGGATTAGGACCCCATTTGGGATTCTCCTTTGTCTCTTGGTCTTAACCTGGTATGTCCTGTCTCCGTGTTGCCTGGTTGTGGTTTCTGATGAGGTCTATGTTCTCAGTCCTTTGCCACAAGCCATGATTACTGATCTCTAACTGGCTAGTCATTGGCCTTTCTGATTCTTGTCCTATagtgtttttattgattttaatgaACAGTTCTAGCCATGACACAGGgcatggaaagaatctgaaaccCCATTCAAAAGGAAGTGCAAGTCTTAGCCAGAAGGCGCTTCTCTGTCTTATGTCTAAAATATTCTAACAGTTATAACCTAGACTTTGAGTCTTGTGGTTTTCGTAGTTGGGTACTATGGACTTATTCACTCAGTTGTCAAACAGTGATCTGTTTGATTAAATCAGTGAACAATACATGGtggccccaaaaggaaaaaatcaaatcCAACCAGTGAGGGGCTAAATGATGGCTGGTCAGGGTATTTATTGCTTATAAGTCGACTGAATCAATCATCATGAAGAAATGTTCTCCCTCTGTGACTATAAACCATGCCCATGGAAGTCTCAAAATCTGACAGATTTGCAGACGAATTGATGAGTCAAAAACAAACCAGCTTACTACATCTCCTGCAAGAAATAAAGGTCACTCCTTGGCTTACAACAATGACTGTACTCACTGGGAATTCTGATCAATTACCTCTGCAAATTAGGTTTTCCCACTCCTGTAGAATAAGGACAAATGGGCCTCTCTGAGTAGCTTTGTATTATTAGAATTTGTCCAGGAGAGACGAATTATTAAAGCCTTCTCTTAGaaaatgaagtaataaaaatgtattctggATACTCTGATACCTCTTTGATATTTTATCAAGTTGGTATTATTCCCTGTCACTGTAACCATAGATCCAAGGCTACAGAATCAACCTTACTGCTGAATAACACTGCAAGATCCTCTCTGAACTAATTTTAAAGCAGATTCCTTTGAATCTTCAAAACCAAATTTCTCTGAAACTGGAACTGGGGTTAAATTTAGGTCAACACGTATTTCATAAAAGCAAAACCCTTTAAAGTTGGCATTAAAATTTCATGTGTCTAACTGAGCAGCCTTGTTGGAAGGCACCCTCATCTCGAGAGCAGCCGTGATACTGGGTATCATGGGGCCTAAAAGTCCATGTCACTTCTGTGGGACTTCTCACAAGAAAGCTCTGCAGCTTCATCCCAAGCATATTGGAATATTTCATCGCAGTTTGGCAACCCAAGCGGGACTGAGCATAACGATACTTAGTCATCAGTTTGTTTCATTCTGTCATCATTAATAACACGTGTATGTGGCCATGCTTCCAGTCAGTTCCTGCTCACATCACTTTGTCCCCATCCAGTTTCCTGGGATTCACGCTATGGTCAAAGAAGCCACTGTGTTTTAATCTTATTCCTTTGTTCTTTCATGTAACTGTGTTGAAAACACTAGATACTGCTCTGTTCTTTTAACTCGAAATAGTTCCTCTCTTTCACTGCACTACGAAGAAACCTTTTCGACAAAACTTACTCGCACGTGTCCTAGTAAATCAGCAAAAGGGTGACACAAGTAACATTGCCACCCCGCAGGGGATTGTCTCACAGAACGCCTGCTCTTCATTGTGTTAACCGAGGACACAGTAGGGCCCCGTTGTTCTACTTGGCTGTGCCACCTATGTGGTCAGAAGATTTCACCCGAATACTTCCAGGGAGTGTGCAATCTATCTGGAAGGTACTGTGTGAGGAAGGGGTGAAGCAGTATATTAAGTAGGTAGCAGCACTGCCTTCGAGGGCAGGCACCCTCATCTCGAGAGCAGCCGTGATACTGGGTATCATGGGGCCTAAAGAAACAATGGATGGAGTGCTCTTCGCACGGTATCTGGCCCATGATAAttaattagtgtgtgtgtgtctcgtgTTTAGCATATAGCAGATACTCAATAAATCTTACTTTAATAAACgagtggatgaatgaacaaatgaatggatggtcagccagaaaaatatgttttacgTTCCCAGTTTAGATTCCTCTCATCTAGGCCTAAACTTGGGCTTTAGAAATGGAATACACTGTGGGATGCAGTAATGTTGGATAAAGTGGATTTGCTCCCAGGGTCTCACAGGTGAAAGAGTGATGACTTGGGCCAATTCCACAAGCCCTCTGCTGACAGACATCCCGTAAGAGACCGCAGGCATCAGGTCTGCCACTGAAGAGTGGGGCTGAGCCCTCATCCGGGCACCacgttgtttttgtttttgttttttgctctttagggctgcacatgtggcacatggaagttcccaggctagtggtcgaatcagagctgtagctgctggcctaccccacagccacagcaacacaggatctgagctgcatctgtgacctacatcacagctcatggcagtgctagattcttaactcaccaagtgaggccagggattgaacccatgtcctcatggatacaagttgggtttttGACtgctacgccatgacaggaactcacatttttttttaacagatccagttaaaatgaaaatacagtcaCAGGCCCTGCTTGCAGCACCTGTTGGGGTAGCAGGTAGAATTTGAgcctgcccttccctcctctACCTCCAGGGTCATCACAGGGTCCCCTTGGTATGCCTTACCCCTACCTGGGTTACCACCAAACCTCCTTAGCTCCTTGCTCCTCTGATCCTCCAACTCAGAAAGGAGCTCATCACTCTTTGGTACATCTGGGTGGGGAAATAGGCATGGAATGAGGGAGGGCTCCCTGGGCGCCAAGATCAAAAGCTCCTCAAGGCCCCCAGCCAAGCATCTTTCCCCTCTCAACTCCATCGTTCCCTAATTAAAAAGGTGACCAGAAAGGGGGTGGAAGGCACATAGCCTCAATGGCCCTCTGACTGGATTTGGAATAATATGGGCGTAAAAGCTTGGGTTTACATACCAGAAAACCTTTGCGCCAGAAATACTGGTCTAACTTGAAGGCTCTGATACTTAGTAAAGACTTCTGGAATTCCAGACTCCTTGATGGAAGGCTTCCGTAAACAGTTTTTATAGTGGTCTTTTTGAGACAAACAAAATAGTTTTTCActcacctttttttcttccaactaCTGTTCAGCTCTGGGGACGTACTTCAGTTCACTTTTAATGTTCTGAATCTCCGATAGGTTGACCGCAGGTCCCGGGAGTTTCTTTGCTCCTGGAATTGGCTTCTTCTCCTCGTCCAAAGTAGGAAGAGCAGCCTGAAGcggggagaaaaaggagagagagtcaGTCAGCTCGTTCCGAAAAGACATGGGGTCCCTCTGGGTGACAGACATGAAgcagaaaaaatttcaaacaagaaTAATATCAAGGTCTAGTTCTAGCAGAGTGACTCTTTCTTGTCCTGTTGTGACaccctcagacttccaaaaagatCTCCCAAAGTTTGTAAAGGAATAaagttgaaagaagaaaacaagtcaTTTCCCTGTGACTTTAAACGTAAGAGTACCGTTCAGTGTCTGATAACTAATGTAAAAGACCACTAGGTATAAGGATTTGTGTTTCCAAGAGAAGCATCTTACAAGATCAAACTGAATTTGGTATCATAATAGGCCTGAAAGGCAGAGGTGTGTGGGCTATTAGTACACCGCTAGCTCTAACAATGATTTGGTCCAggatcatttttttatttggggtGCAATGGCCGCCAGCCTTTGTTCCAATGACATTTCTGAGAAGCATAAACAAAGGAAACTGACATAAGCAAAACCTCTTTGAATATGGGCGAGAtaggagggagggagcagcagaTGAGGCCTGGCTCTCCTCTCCCACTttggaaagtattttaaattttctgtcattttatgtTTCTGCATTGTTGCCACTTTAGGGCAAAACCACATCCtatactttttttaatggctcctcCAATGCCTGGTACACAAACGCAAGGGCACAGGCCTGCTTGTTGACTGTTGTTTAGTTGATTAAACCCGAGCATGTACCATAGTGACCAACCTGTGCCCCTTGTACACACACCAAACAAACATATTAACAGCTCCATTGCTGTGTGAGGCTCCTAGAACGCCATCTCATTACTTCTGAAGCTTGCTGGTTAGTTCTTTCCTCCTATTTGCTAGTGGTGGCAGGCATAATCTCCAGGGCTTTGGAACAAGAGTGTCGGAGGAACATTTGATCTCTGTGGCAGCCACAAGAGCACGCCTCACGGATCAGTTTCCTGCAGGGAGGATAATTGAGTGACAGGCCAGCTGCTTGGCCCTGAAACCCGCCCATCATCATGCTGAGGTCACACTTCCCACGGCTGCCTGTGGCCAATGACTGAGTGTCACAGGATCCTAAGGCGGGTCTATCCTGGGCGAGCTAGGCCTGCTCGCCTGGGAGGGACTTGGGCTTGAGAATTGACCTTTGAACAGCACTGCCGTCTAAGAGGCTTCCTCCCAACCCTCTGTCCCAGGCTCCTTCACCTGCAACGTGGTCTACTGACCCTCCCATCTTGCCTGACAATTGTTTTCCCCCAGTAAATATTTCGCCTAATCCCCTCTGTGGGTCAGCTTCCTGGAGGACCCAAGCTAACACAGGCCCTGTGTGAGGCTGGCAGGGCGCCACCTGCTGGGCCAACAACCAAGTAAACCAATACAGTTCTgtgaaaggaaattaagaaatcacACGTTTTTGCCCCAGGTTCAAGCCCTGCGCCCCTGCAGCACCAGCAGGCCATAACATGGGTATTAAAGAAGCTGCTTTGCTTTATCCCTCATTTGGCTTCtaccatgggaaaagaaagaaagtggtcATGCTTTCCCAACTTTGAACAATTATTTGGTAGATGTGTCCTTAGAAAAAACGTTTTTAAATTGCTTATTTGAGGGGATGAGTAGAAATATACAATTTTGAGGTGCTCTTCTTCTACTAAAGGCTAATGGTTTTTCCAATAGTCATTTTCTTTGAATCTAGCAGAGTGCTGATGAAATAGCTAACGTGTCACCCACACGAAATGATAAAGTAATTGGATGTAGACAATACCTGCTGTAAATATCTGGAAAATATCGCTTCCCCAGGTCAATGTACAGACCCATAGCCTCAGCTTCCTTTCATCATGCACACGCATTCATCATTTATAAATGCAAGTTTAGAAGCAATGGTTAAAACTATTAAACATCCACTTGGAGGACAAGGAATTCCAAAATGTTCTTTGTTAGGCTTTTGGGAAGAAATTTTAAACAAGGctataaagtgcttttttttaaaaaaaatgtgtagcaTTGAAATGAAGACTGTTTCTTATACATGTTCCCATGGTTCTTACCTGGGTAGATCTTAATAAAGAagcatgaaggagaaaaatattgcCAATTCCTTCTGTTAAGTTCCCAGGTAAGGCACAGTCACTAGCTTTCTAATATCAAAATGTGCTAGATTGGCACATTATAAAACCAAAGTGTGCAGTTATGCATCCGTGTGCAAACATTTATTGTGCGAGCATACACAGATAAAGGATGAAACTATTTAACATGAGGCACTTTGcttgaaatttattaaaatctcagtgcaccattttttatttatcaaGGTAAGACTTGGAGCACCTGATTTGGTAAGGTCACatataatgtaaaattataagTAGATATATTTAATAAGTAGGTATTAAGATATTGAGTCAGCAAGGGGGTTGGTGGTGGTTCATATTCT
It encodes:
- the SMPX gene encoding small muscular protein yields the protein MSKQPVSNVRAIQANINIPMGAFRPGAGQPPRKKECTPETEEAALPTLDEEKKPIPGAKKLPGPAVNLSEIQNIKSELKYVPRAEQ